From the genome of Malus domestica chromosome 04, GDT2T_hap1, one region includes:
- the LOC139194960 gene encoding uncharacterized protein has translation KSSLLHHIPKYHGLSMEDPNKHLKEFEVVCSSMTPINVDGNILMMKAFPFSLLEKAKDWLYELAPGTVTSWDSMKRAFLEKFFPTSRVILLRKRISGIQQNQGESFPSYYERFKSFVAFCPQHQMKEELLIQYFYEGLFPMERQMLDASAGGALVDKTPGAAKVLIANRAHNAQQYEGVGQRDPLRPQVNEVSSMPEIQSQLANLTSIVSQLAEGMKIHGPSVCGVCSMQGHANDQCPQLIENGGWESANAVGFGVGTDSNTSKSSQDEEDKLLQEEAQGAKPTAKDDQTLPNSSSPPKPSQTTKVSPNSTFSSSIPLNVPFPGRFRQSKKEEAEKDILETFRKVQVNIPLLDAIKQVPRYAKFLKELCTTRRRISNKEVVQVSENVSAVLQRKLPPKCKDPGSFTIPCVIGNTKFEQCMLDLGASINVMPYSIYASMNLGELKNDGVIIQLADRSNAYPKGVLEDVLVQVGNLIFPADFYMLDMEDSPYSTPLPILLGRPFMKTARTKIDVFKGTLTMEFDGEVIDFNLSESIKFPKDDHSCFSIDIIDDLAQDFLDCLEMDTLETTIAQGIGQKSGFAVPRSTRT, from the exons aagtcaagcttgttgcaccacattccgaaataccatgggctttccatggaagatcccaacaagcatctcaaggagttcgaggttgtttgttcgagcatgacacccataaATGTCGACGGGAAcattctgatgatgaaggcttttccattctcacttttggaaaaggcgaaggattggctttacgagttagcacccggaacggttacatcttgggatagtatgaaaagagctttcttggagaagtttttcccaacttcaagagtcattctcttgaggaaacggattagtggcatccaacaaaatcaaggtgaatcgtttccttcttattatgaacgttttaaatcatttgttgctttttgtccacaacatcaaatgaaggaggagctgctcattcaatacttctaTGAAGGACTCTttcccatggaacgccaaatgcttgatgcctcggcgggaggtgcgttggtggataaaactccgggggctgcaaaagttctaattgccaaccgagcacataatgcacaacaatacgaaggtgttggacaaagagaccccctacggccacaagtgaatgaggtaagttctatgcccgaaattcaatcccaattagctaaccttacttctattgtttctcagttggccgagggaatgaagattcatggaccaagtgtgtgtggcgtgtgctctatgcaaggacatgccaacgatcaatgccctcaattgattgagaatggaggttgggaatctgccaatgccgtgggttttggg gttggaacggactcaaatacatccaaatcgagtcaagacgaggaggacaagttgctgCAAGAAGAAGCACAGGGAGCAAAGCCCACGGCCAAGGATGACCAAACCTTGCCGAATTCATCTAGTCCTCCTAAACCGTCccaaaccaccaaggtaagtcccaattcgactttttctagttctattccactaaatgtgccctttcctggcaggtttaggcaatcaaagaaggaagaagccgagaaggacattctagagacctttcggaaagttcaagtcaatatcccgctccttgatgcgattaagcaagtcccgaggtatgctaagtttttaaaagaactttgtacaacaaggagaaggatttcgaacaaagaggtggttcaagtaagtgaaaatgtctctgctgtgttacaaaggaaattaccccctaaatgcaaagatccgggtagttttacaattccgtgcgttattggtaatactaagtttgaacaatgcatgttagacttaggggcttcgattaatgttatgccatactctatttatgcatctatgaacttaggtgagcttaaaaatgatggtgttataattcaattagccgatcgttctaatgcatatccaaagggtgttttggaagatgttttggtgcaggttggtaacttgatttttccagcggatttctacatgcttgacatggaggattcaccctattccaccccattgccgattctattagggaggcccttcatgaaaacagcccgcaccaagatagatgtgtttaaaggaactttaacgatggaatttgatggggaagtcattgatttcaatctttctgaaagtattaaattccctaaggacgatcattcttgcttttctattgatataattgatgatttggcgcAGGATTTTCTCGATTGTTTGGAGATGGATACCCttgaaacgacaattgcacaaggaattgggcaaaaatctggttttgccgtgcctagaa gcacccgtacttga